Below is a genomic region from Staphylococcus carnosus.
GTTCCATCCACGGTGTTTCTTTTACCGGCATACATAATGCGATAAGCAAAAATACCGTGACCAGTCCAAACCATTTTCTAATTTTGGACACCCCCGCACATTAGTACAAAATCTTAGTCTCTGTCACCATTGAAAATAGAATTTCTAACAATGACATAATCTACTTTGCGTAAAGAGTCTAAATCTTTACCGCCTGCATATGAAATTGAACTTTGTAAGTCTTGTTGCATTTCAGTCAATGTATCAGCCAATGTACCTTTATGTTCGACAAACATTTTTTTGCCTTCAACATTTTTATGTTCGCCTTTTTGGAATTCTGACGCACTGCCGAAGTATTCTTTATAAAGTTTGCCATCTAATTCAACAGTTTCACCAGGAGATTCTTCATGTGCTGCAAATAAAGATCCTACCATAACCATTGAAGCTCCGAAACGGATAGATTTAGCAATATCACCATGTGTTCTGATACCACCATCAGCAATCATCGGTTTACGGGCTGCTTTACTGCAATGATTGATTGCAGCTAATTGCCAACCGCCTGTACCAAAACCAGTTTTAATTTTAGTGATACATACACGCCCAGGTCCAATACCTACTTTAGTAGCATCCGCACCTGCATTTTCAAGTTCCCTTACACCTTCAGGTGTACCTACGTTCCCTGCAATTACAAAAGTTTCAGGTAAATAAGATTTAATTTGACGGATCATATTAATCACTTGTTCTGAATGTCCATGTGCAATATCAATTGTGATATACTCCGGTTTTAATCCTTCTTCTGCTAATTCTCTAACGAAATCGTACTCTTTATCTTTAACACCTACTGAAATAGATGCAAATAATCCTTTATCTTGCATTTTTTTGATAAAAGGAATACGTCCTTCTTCATCAAAACGATGCATAATGTAGAAATAATCATTTTCAGCAAACCATTCTGCTAATTTTTCATTCATAACTGTTTGCATGTTTGCTGGCACTACTGGCAACTTGAATCGTTTAGGACCGAATTGCACACTTGTGTCACACTCTGAACGGCTCTTTACGATACATTTATTTGGAATCAATTGTACATCTTCATAATCAAATATCTTCATTAAAAACACCTACCCCATACTCTTTATTTATTTTTTCCAAAATATCCAATGTATATCATACTATCTTGCAGTACATTTTACCAACTTAAAATTCATTTTTTGAGTTAAATTTGAACAAAAAAAGAACACATTTCATCAAAGAAATGTGTGTTCTAAAACTAAGCACTCATTATATAGTTGATAATCTTACCAACTTGCTTTTTTAACGCCTGGAATTTGACCTTTATGCGCATGTTCTCTGAATGCGATACGTGACATTTCGAATTTTCTCATTACACCACGTGGTCTTCCAGTAACTTTACATCTGCGAGTTAAACGTGTAGGTGATGAATCTCTTGGTAATTTTTGTAAACCTTCATAGTCACCTTTAGCTTTCAACTCTTGACGTTTTGCGTAATATTTAGCAACGAGTTCTTCTCGTTTTTGTTCTTTAACAACTTTTGATTTTTTTGCCATTAAAGTTCCTACCTTTCATTAATAATTATTTATAATCGTAATTATTACGATTTATATCATAACACAAATTTGGACTTTATCAATACATTTTGCTCATTTTTCCGAGCAAAGTTGTTTACTAATTGGAATTTTTTCTATAGAATAGAATACATTGAGCTTATGCACCATTATTCAAACCATATCTTGCACGTTATGCATGATTATGGTAAATTTAAGTGCGTAAGTATTGCTAATAACTTAATAGAAAGGGTGTCTACATTGCGCGTAAACGTAACTTTAGCTTGCACAGAATGCGGCGACCGTAATTATATTACTACTAAAAACAAACGTAACAATCCTGAACGTATTGAATTAATGAAATATTGTCCAAGATTAAAAAAATATACATTACACCGCGAAACTAAATAATCTAATGAAATTAAGTTATCTTTTCAAAATGATAACGACGAAACGACGATAGTGAACTTACCGTTATATATAACGTTTAAGTTCACTTTTTTCATTTTTTAACGGGTATTCAATATACACCTTTAACGTATTTTTGTCCATACCCCCTACTTTTCCGCCTTATTATCCAGCCAATTATTAACTACCCTCTCTTTTTTCAGAATTTTTTAAATTTTTTCGCTTTAAAGTCCTAAATTCCATTGATTAGTAGCAAAAAAACGATTAGAATAGACTACATATCATTTTTAAAATAAAAGATTCGAGGTTACGCTTATGGATGAAAACAAAATGAACAGGGGGCTGAGTTCCCGGCACATATCAATGATTGCAATTGGCGGCGCAATCGGTACTGGTCTATTTATTGCTACTGGCGGAGTTATTTCTCAAGCTGGACCTGGCGGTGCCATTCTCGCTTATGTAGTAATCGGGGTAATGTTGTACTTCTTAATGTCATCAGTTGGAGAATTAGCTACGTTTTATCCAGTTTCAGGATCATTCAGTTCATATTCAACACGCTTTATTGATCCTTCTCTCGGTTTTACGGCAGGTTGGCTGTACTGGGCAATATGGTCACTTGTAACTAGCGTAGATGTCATCATTGCATCTAACGTTCTTTATTATTGGGATACTTTCAAATTCTTTTCTCCATTAACATGGAGCTTGATTTTTATTACGTTATTATTGCTATTAAACATTTTTACAGTCAGAGCTTTTGGAGAAGCGGAATTCTGGTTATCTGCAATTAAAGTTGCAACTATTATCATATTTATTGTTGTAGGTATTTTAATGATATTCGGTATTTTAGGCGGCCACACGTATGGTTTCAAAAATTTCACAACAGGTGAAGCACCATTCGTCGGCGGAATATCAGGATTCTTGAGTGTTTTACTCGTTGCAGGTTTCTCCGTCGGGGGTACAGAGGTTGTAGCTGTCACAGCAGGTGAATCTGACAACCCTGAAAAATCAATGCCGAATGCGATCAAATCAGTATTTTGGAGAATTTTATTATTCTATATTCTTTCTATTGCTGTAATATCTGCAATTTTACCTTATTCTGATCCTTTATTATTAAACAAAAGTGAATCAGTAGCACAAAGTCCTTTCACTATAGTCTTTGATAGAGTTGGCATCGCCTTTGCCGCATCTGTTATTAATGCAGTTATTTTAACTTCATTATTATCAGCTGCTAACTCTGGTATTTATACAACAAGTCGTATGTTATTTTCACTTAGTAATGAAAAACAAGCGCCTAAGTTTTTAAGTCATTTGCATTCAAAAACAAAATTACCGCTTCCAGCAATTTTAACAACCTATCTAATTGTGGTCTCAGTCATTATCATTGCTAATTTTTACGCGGATACAATTTTTACATTGTTAGGTATTATCGGACAACTTATTATCTTTATTTGGGCTGCTGCTGTTTGTTCTCTTATCAGATTGCGCCGAGGTATCAAAGCACAAGGATTAGATGCAAACAAGCTGCTACCTTATAAATCACCATTATATCCTTTAGGTCCTATCATTGTTTTAGCAACATTAGTCTTTTTACTTGTCGGAGGATCATTTGAAGATATAGTAACACTGAATGCAGGCGGATTAACGAAAGATTTCTTACCTATCATTATTCTTGCTGTCATTTACTTACTTCATAAAACAATTAATAAAACGAAATATGTGCGCTTAAAAGATATGGACTTAAGAAGTTTCCAAGAATTCAATAAAGTTCATAAAAAGTAACATACTTTAAACAGGTTGGTATTTCCAACCTGTTTTTTTATTTAACTGATGATTTTCTCATAGAAATATATGTAGTATAATAATATTAATAATACGAACAAATCGAGGTGTTACAACATGGTAGGACAAACTAATTTATTTGACAATGTTTTGAAAAAAGACGAACGTTTTGTCATCGTTGTTCAATCTCTTGAAGAAAAGCAAGGCAACCTTGTTAAAAGAACTTTAAGAGAATATCCGAGTTTGGAACATGATCAGATGGTTCCGCTATTTGAGCACTTAAAAGATGTATATCTTAATGAACCATTTGAAAAAGGACAATCTGCATATATTATTACAGTTTATACCAACTTAGATTATTCTGCTGATAATATTTATGCACTTGTTAAACGCAACCATGGGATGCATGAATGGACACATACCGCAAAATAAGCAAAAACAAAGGATACTCAATTATTTCAGATGAGTATCCTTTGTTTATTTTATTTCAATATTTTTTCTAAAGCCGCTACAATACCATCAGAATCGTGATCGAGCGTTACATAATCTGCTGCTTCTTTTAATTCTTCTTTTGCATTGCCCATTGCTACTGAATAACCTGCTGCTTCTATCATTGAATAGTCATTTAGGCTATCGCCAAAAGCAATCGTTTTTGAGATATCAATATCTTCTTTCTTGCAAAGTGCTCTTAAAGCATTTCCTTTTGAAACACCATGTGCCATAAATTCTAAGAAATAAGGCTTGCTCGTCGTCACATCTACATGTTCATTAAATCTTCCATCTAAACTTTGGAAAATCTCTTCGATATGAGGAACATAATCTACCCCCATCGCTTTAGGAACAGGATTTTGAATAAATGATTTGATATCGTCTACTTTTTTCATAGGTAAGCCTGTTAACTCTGATTCAATATTCATATATTCATGAGTACCTTCATAAATAATATGACCATCTTGATAAGTTAAGACAAACAGATTGTTTTCTCTGCAAAAGTCTACAATTTTATCAAAATCTTCTTTAGAAACACTTTTTTCGTCTTCTAGTTCGCCATCTTTAACACGCGTAGTTCTACCACCATTATAGCTGATGACATAACTATCATGTTCATTCAATTTAAGCGATCTTGCAATTGGCAACATACCTTCTGTTGGTCGTCCTGAAGCCAGTACGACATGATATCCTTCTTCTTGAAGGTTAATTAAGTATTGCGCGGTTTTCGAACTTACTTCATTATCTGATGTTAATAAAGTATCGTCCATATCCATTACAATCATTTCATATTTAGTCATTTGACGTGATGCGCTCCTTTCAAGCTATTACATCAAATTATAACCTATTTCGGTTTTATTCATATACTTTTTCAGCAATAATTCCGCTTTTATTGATTATAATGATTTCTGAACTGCATTCATCTAATTCTTTATTCAACCTTCTGACCAACTTACCACTTTTTGATGGGTCAATCAGTGTTAAAATTGTCGGACCTGCTCCGCTGATAACTGTGGCATATGCCTTATATTCTTTTGCAATGCTTTTAACCTTTTCAAATTCAGGAATCAGCTTTTGTCTGAAAGGTTCATGGAAACCATCCATTTCCATTAATTTTCCTGCTAGAACATAATCGTGTTGAATCAGAGCACTTAACATTGTATTGCTGATGGCACTATATTGAACAGCATCTCCATGCTTAAAACTATCAGGCAATACTTGTCTTGAATCATGTGTTTTCAATTCATAACTCGGTACTGTAATCACAAGATTTACACGTGGTGGTTCAATAAACGAAATATATGTTTCATTGGTATGATTATTATAAAAACCTGATACCATTCCGCCATATATGACTGGCGCAACATTATCTGGATGTCCTTCTATTTCAGTTGCAGCTTCCACCATTTCAAATTCAGACAGTTGCAATTGACCGAAGAAATCAGCTAAATAAATACCCGCTACTAAAGCAGAAGCTGATGATCCAAGCCCTCTTGCCAAAGGGATTTCACTGCGCATCGTAATTTTTAAAGGAGGTACTGTTACTTCAAATCTTTTTTCTAAGAATTGAACGACTTGATAAATTAAATGATTCTCATCAGTGGGTAAATCATGAAGGTTTTCCCCTTTATGATGGAAATGCCACTTTTGATCATCGCTGATTTCAGCTTCTACATATAAAAACTTATTTAATGCTAACCCAATAGAATCAAAACCGACACCTAGGTTCGCTGTAGAAGCGGGTACTTTAAGTTTTAAACGTTCCGACATTAATGCATAACTCCTTTGATGTATTTAACGATGCTTTCTTTATCATTCGGCAAGGATTTAATCGGATTATCTAATAATGAAATTGCTGTATCTGGATCTTTCAATCCATTACCAGTCAATACTGCTGTGACAGTGACGTCTTTCGGTAGTTTTCCAGCTCTATGGAGTTTAATCAAGCCGGCAATTGATGCGTTACTTGCTGGTTCAGCAAATACACCTTCTTTTGAAGCTAATAATTGATATGCTTCTAAGATTTCTTCATCTGTAACACTATCAATTAAGCCATTTGACTCATCTAAAGCTGTGACCGCTTTGTCCCAACTAGCAGGGTTTCCAATTCGAATTGCAGTTGCGACTGTTTCAGGATTTTTAACTACTTTATTTTGTACAATCGGTGATGCACCTTCAGCTTGGAATCCGAATAATTTCGGCAAACCTGTGCCATGTTTATCATTGAATTCTTTAAAACCTTTCCAATAAGCAGTAATATTACCTGCATTTCCTACTGGAATTGCTAGTACATCTGGGGCATGTCCGCCTAATTGTTCCACAACTTCAAAAGCACCTGTTTTTTGACCTTCAATACGATATGGGTTAATTGAATTAACTAATTCAATATCGCCGCCTTCATTTGCAACTTCTTTAACAATTTCTAATGCTTCATCGAAATTGCCGTCGATAGAAACAATTTCAGCACCGTACATTACTGCTTGTGATAATTTTCCTAATGCAATTTTACCTTCTGGAATTACTACAATTGCTTTTAATCCTGAACGTGCTGCATAAGCTGCTGCTGCAGCTGAAGTGTTACCTGTAGAAGCACAAATAACTACTTTCTTGCCGTCTTCTTTGGCTTTTGTAACTGCCATTACCATTCCGCGATCTTTAAATGAACCTGTCGGATTGGCACCTTCGAATTTCACATATAAATTAATGCCTAACATTTCAGAAAGCGTATCACAATGAATTAACGGAGTTTGGCCTTCGTTTAAAGTTACATTGGGTGTATTTTCATTTACTGGTAGATAATCCTTATATTCTTGAACTAAACCTTGCCATCTTTTCATATTAATTAAACCCCTTCTACTGGATATACTTTTTCAACTGGATATTTTCCTTGAGATAAGATGTCGCTAACAGGGACATCTGTACCTTCAACTACTACCGCTGCTGTATCTGCACTATGTTCACTTACTTTAAGTGATTTATGCAGCGGTAATTGTGATTTGATTTCCTCTTCAACACGCTTAAGCGGAGCGCCGTTTGTCTTTAATACAACGTAATAACTGTTCTTTTGTTTCAATTTTGTAGGTTCATCTGCATCAATCATTTCTTTAGCATCTTCAGTTTTCAATTCAAAATGCGGAGGTAATGTGTGCAAGTCAGATTCAAATTGCAATGCTACATTTAATAAGTCGCTGACTACAGCACTACCAGTAGCTAAACTACCTGCACCTTTTCCGTAAAACATTGTTTCGCCTACAGAGTCTCCAATAACATAAATTGCATTGAATTCATTTTCAACTGATGCTAATTGATGATTTTCATCGATTAACGTTGGAGAAACCGAAGCTTCAATATTTCCATTTTCATACGTACCTTTACCAATCAGCTTAATTTTATAACCGAGTTCTTTGGCTGCATTGATATCATCTACTGTTACTTCAGAGATACCAGTACGTTTAACATCATCTAAATTAATAACTCTATTAAATGAGAGGTATGTAACGATTACAACTTTACGCGCTGCATCGACACCTTCCACGTCATCAGTTGGATCTGCTTCTGCAAAACCAAGTCTTTGCGCTTCGGCTAAAGCTTCTTCAAAGCTTGCGCCCTCTTGTGTCATTTTCGTTAAAATAAAGTTAGATGTACCGTTTAAAATACCCATGAATTTACTGATATTATTGGCATTCAATCCATTATTAATTGCATTAACAATTGGAATACCACCCGCTACACTAGCCTCAAATTTTAACGCTACACCATTTTCTTGGGCTAAATCTTCCATTGTACGTAAATGAACTGCTAATAAATCTTTATTGGCAGTAATAACATGCTTGCCTTGCTCTAAAGATTTTTTTAGCCATTCTACAGTTGGTTCAATACCACCCATTACTTCAACAACAATATCAACCTCGTCATCATTAAGTATTTCGTCTACATCTTCCGTTAGATGATATTGACTAATGTTCAGAGGTCGTTTTTTCTTTTTATCACGTACAAGAATATGTTTGATTTGAATATCTTTTTGAATCGTATCTTTGATTTGTTGGTGATTCTCTTCAATTATTTTAACTACACCTGAGCCCACTGTCCCAAGACCGAGCAAAGCGATGTTTAACTTCTTCATTCTTCATTCCTCCGTTTGTTCGTTCTAAAAAAACAACTGTACTATTGAAAAATACTTGAATATGGTTTAGTATAAATTCATTCATCAAAATTGTAAAGTTCAAAAAATTTGGAATATGTTGAAATTTTAGCATTTTTAACCCAAAAAACAAAGTAGTAAATTATTAAGATTCGATGAAAGGTTGCGTTAATATGAAAGTAGCTAAATTTGGCGGTAGTTCCGTCGCTTCAGCAAGCCAAATTCAAAAGGTGTTAAACATTGCCAATAGTGACGATGACAGAAAAATCATTGTGGTTTCTGCACCAGGAAAAAGGCATCCAGAAGATATCAAAACTACAGATTTACTTCTTAGACTCTATGAAAAAAGCGTTGCAGGATTAGATTATCAAAATAAAAAAGATGAAATTATCAATCGATATGCTGATATTGTTCATGATTTAAAAATGGACACTGCAATATTAGATGAATTTTCAACGATTTTAGAAGAACGTATTGAAAAATATCGCGCACATTTTCCACGTTTAAAAGATGCACTTCTATCATGCGGTGAAGATTTCAATGCACGTCTCATTGCTCAATATAACAATAGTCAAGGTGTGCCTACTACATATATCTCACCTCTTGATGCAGGAATTATAGTGACAGATACTCCACAATTTGCACAAATTTTAGAAGAGTCCTACGGCAATATTTATAAACTAAGAGATATTAAAGGAAAAATCATCGTTCCCGGTTTCTTCGGATATTCAAAAAAAGGTAACATTGTTACTTTTCCTAGAGGCGGTTCAGATATCACAGGAGCTATCTTAGCCCGCGGTGTTCGCGCAAAACTCTATGAAAACTACAGCGATGTTTCTGGTATCTACCGTGTTAATCCTAATTTAATCAAAGATGCTGAAATTATGGATGAAGTCACATATCGTGAAATGCGTGAATTATCATATGCAGGGTTCAGTGTTTTCCATGATGAAGCACTTCAACCGGTCCAAAAAGAACGTATTCCAGTGGTTATCAAAAATACAAATAGACCGCAAGATCCTGGTACTTACATTCGCTACGATAGAGAAATAAGACCTGATCATTTAATCAGCGGATTAAGTTGTGATAAAGGATTCACTGTAATCAACATCAGCAAATACTTAATGAATCGTCAAGTTGGATTTACTCGAAAAATTTTAACAGTTTTAGAAGACAATGATATTTCATTTGACCATATGCCATCAGGCATCGACGGTATCAGCATTATTATGCGTACACATCAAATTGAGGGTAAAGAAAACAAAGTATTGAATGAAATTCGAAAACAATGTGATGTTGACGAATTGAGCATTGAAAGTGATTTAGCAATTTTAATGGTTGTAGGCTTAGGAATGAGCCAAATGATTGGAACTGCTAACAAAATCACTGAGGCACTTGCGAAGGCGAATATAAACTTAAAAATGATCAACCAAGGTGCTTCTGAAATTTCAATGATGTTTGGTATTTCTGTAAAAGATGCAGATAATGCTGTGCGTGCAACTTATGAAGGCTGTTGTTGCAGTGCAAATAAAATAAAATCATCAGTAGAATAATCTGAATTTAGAGAATATTAATTATTTTATAAGTCTCATCATTTTAAACAAGAGTGTTGTCAAACTTTGAAAGTAGCAACGCTCTTGTTTTTAATAATGGACCGATAAGGCACTATGCAATTTTTCCTCTCCCACTACGACTTTTAAAATCACAAATTGATAGTAACTCAAAGCATCAATCACAGCTTTATTACTTTCCTCAGTACCGTATTCTCCAGGTCTAAGCAGTTCATACATCAACACAATTTCTGGTTTAATGTAATCTACCCCCCAAGGCAATGAGTGAAAATATATATGTTTTTCCGGCAATCTAATGCCATGGTTAAACCTGAACATCCATTCATCATTATGCACATCATAAACATAAATACTCGTTATGTTTTTATCATCTTTATCAATTTCTAAATGCGTTAACGCCGAAAACTTCATATCTCTTAATTTATCGCTTGTATTGCCATATGTATCAAAATAACGGACTTTATACCCTTCAGGAATATATTTCAGCACTTTAGTTAAATTTCTTCTTTTTACACAAATTTCTGTTTTCTCACCGATTATAAATTCATTTTTTAAAAATAACATTTTAGCTGTTTGGCCAAAAAATTTAATTTCATGATTCGTATGTTCAATCAATCTTTCTACTAAGACATTTAAATCTTCATTTTTGGATTTTATCATTTCTACACCTCCTTGAGTAAGCGCTTACAAATAACAGTATAACTCATTTGCTACTAAATTCATATACATTTTATCCCCATCAATTAAACTTGTCTACTTATACTAGTTGACCAATTAATGACAAATTTTGTTTTACATCAGAATTACAAATATCCGGATAATTAATTAAGTACGAAACGTTTGCTTGGTTAATTAAAGATGTTTGTATATGCGCAATATCTTCATGAATTTGAAATAAGAATGATTCATGATCAATATAACGTGCTTCACAAAAATAATAATCGATTTGTAATTGTTTAATTTTATCTGCAACTTCTTTACCAGTTATCGTATGTAGCGCCGAATTAATTTGACCCGTAGTAAAAATAATATTAAACGTCGTATTTTTGCATAAATACTTCATGATATCTGTCGAATAAGTAACAATTGAAACATTCACGTTTTTTGAATTTAAAAAATCAAGTATATAATATGATACTGGATGATTATCTAAAGCTATAACTGAACCGGGTTGAATCTTATTATAAATATTATATAAATAGTTGTGATGCTTTATTTTAGGTGACAATTCTTTTAACTCCTTTTGTAATGTAAAGTAAACCTATTCGTTTTATAAACTATATTTAATATTAAGTTAAACCAATTTTAAATTGTTGATACATGAAATTAACTAATAAGTAAAAAATAACTCTTTTAATCGTATTAAATTTTTAATATAATAAAAGATGTCAGTTCAATATAAAAATATAAGAGGTGAAAAAATGCAATCCCCTATGACTCAAACATCGGAATCTATATTCTATTATGAATTGCATCGAAAACAATTATTAAATCAAGTGAAAAAGCACTATGATTTAAAATTGAATGATTTATTATTCCTTAAACATTTACTTGCTTGCGATAGTACTTGCATTCCATTATATCAAGTAAAAAGAAATTTAACATTTAGTTTAATGGAAGTACATAAATCTCTAACAACGTTAACTGACCAGCGCATTATAGGGAAAAAACGCTCTAATGAAGATGAGAGAAAAGTGTTTATTACCCTGACTGAAGAACAAATTGAAAAAATCAAACAATTATTGAATGAATTTGAAGTCTTGCAACAAAACGTCTTGCAAGGAATGAACT
It encodes:
- the thrB gene encoding homoserine kinase, with translation MSERLKLKVPASTANLGVGFDSIGLALNKFLYVEAEISDDQKWHFHHKGENLHDLPTDENHLIYQVVQFLEKRFEVTVPPLKITMRSEIPLARGLGSSASALVAGIYLADFFGQLQLSEFEMVEAATEIEGHPDNVAPVIYGGMVSGFYNNHTNETYISFIEPPRVNLVITVPSYELKTHDSRQVLPDSFKHGDAVQYSAISNTMLSALIQHDYVLAGKLMEMDGFHEPFRQKLIPEFEKVKSIAKEYKAYATVISGAGPTILTLIDPSKSGKLVRRLNKELDECSSEIIIINKSGIIAEKVYE
- the guaC gene encoding GMP reductase; the encoded protein is MKIFDYEDVQLIPNKCIVKSRSECDTSVQFGPKRFKLPVVPANMQTVMNEKLAEWFAENDYFYIMHRFDEEGRIPFIKKMQDKGLFASISVGVKDKEYDFVRELAEEGLKPEYITIDIAHGHSEQVINMIRQIKSYLPETFVIAGNVGTPEGVRELENAGADATKVGIGPGRVCITKIKTGFGTGGWQLAAINHCSKAARKPMIADGGIRTHGDIAKSIRFGASMVMVGSLFAAHEESPGETVELDGKLYKEYFGSASEFQKGEHKNVEGKKMFVEHKGTLADTLTEMQQDLQSSISYAGGKDLDSLRKVDYVIVRNSIFNGDRD
- a CDS encoding transcriptional regulator, SarA/Rot family codes for the protein MQSPMTQTSESIFYYELHRKQLLNQVKKHYDLKLNDLLFLKHLLACDSTCIPLYQVKRNLTFSLMEVHKSLTTLTDQRIIGKKRSNEDERKVFITLTEEQIEKIKQLLNEFEVLQQNVLQGMN
- the thrC gene encoding threonine synthase → MKRWQGLVQEYKDYLPVNENTPNVTLNEGQTPLIHCDTLSEMLGINLYVKFEGANPTGSFKDRGMVMAVTKAKEDGKKVVICASTGNTSAAAAAYAARSGLKAIVVIPEGKIALGKLSQAVMYGAEIVSIDGNFDEALEIVKEVANEGGDIELVNSINPYRIEGQKTGAFEVVEQLGGHAPDVLAIPVGNAGNITAYWKGFKEFNDKHGTGLPKLFGFQAEGASPIVQNKVVKNPETVATAIRIGNPASWDKAVTALDESNGLIDSVTDEEILEAYQLLASKEGVFAEPASNASIAGLIKLHRAGKLPKDVTVTAVLTGNGLKDPDTAISLLDNPIKSLPNDKESIVKYIKGVMH
- the rpsN gene encoding 30S ribosomal protein S14; its protein translation is MAKKSKVVKEQKREELVAKYYAKRQELKAKGDYEGLQKLPRDSSPTRLTRRCKVTGRPRGVMRKFEMSRIAFREHAHKGQIPGVKKASW
- a CDS encoding Cof-type HAD-IIB family hydrolase, whose amino-acid sequence is MTKYEMIVMDMDDTLLTSDNEVSSKTAQYLINLQEEGYHVVLASGRPTEGMLPIARSLKLNEHDSYVISYNGGRTTRVKDGELEDEKSVSKEDFDKIVDFCRENNLFVLTYQDGHIIYEGTHEYMNIESELTGLPMKKVDDIKSFIQNPVPKAMGVDYVPHIEEIFQSLDGRFNEHVDVTTSKPYFLEFMAHGVSKGNALRALCKKEDIDISKTIAFGDSLNDYSMIEAAGYSVAMGNAKEELKEAADYVTLDHDSDGIVAALEKILK
- the rpmG gene encoding 50S ribosomal protein L33 is translated as MRVNVTLACTECGDRNYITTKNKRNNPERIELMKYCPRLKKYTLHRETK
- a CDS encoding amino acid permease, producing MDENKMNRGLSSRHISMIAIGGAIGTGLFIATGGVISQAGPGGAILAYVVIGVMLYFLMSSVGELATFYPVSGSFSSYSTRFIDPSLGFTAGWLYWAIWSLVTSVDVIIASNVLYYWDTFKFFSPLTWSLIFITLLLLLNIFTVRAFGEAEFWLSAIKVATIIIFIVVGILMIFGILGGHTYGFKNFTTGEAPFVGGISGFLSVLLVAGFSVGGTEVVAVTAGESDNPEKSMPNAIKSVFWRILLFYILSIAVISAILPYSDPLLLNKSESVAQSPFTIVFDRVGIAFAASVINAVILTSLLSAANSGIYTTSRMLFSLSNEKQAPKFLSHLHSKTKLPLPAILTTYLIVVSVIIIANFYADTIFTLLGIIGQLIIFIWAAAVCSLIRLRRGIKAQGLDANKLLPYKSPLYPLGPIIVLATLVFLLVGGSFEDIVTLNAGGLTKDFLPIIILAVIYLLHKTINKTKYVRLKDMDLRSFQEFNKVHKK
- a CDS encoding aspartate kinase gives rise to the protein MKVAKFGGSSVASASQIQKVLNIANSDDDRKIIVVSAPGKRHPEDIKTTDLLLRLYEKSVAGLDYQNKKDEIINRYADIVHDLKMDTAILDEFSTILEERIEKYRAHFPRLKDALLSCGEDFNARLIAQYNNSQGVPTTYISPLDAGIIVTDTPQFAQILEESYGNIYKLRDIKGKIIVPGFFGYSKKGNIVTFPRGGSDITGAILARGVRAKLYENYSDVSGIYRVNPNLIKDAEIMDEVTYREMRELSYAGFSVFHDEALQPVQKERIPVVIKNTNRPQDPGTYIRYDREIRPDHLISGLSCDKGFTVINISKYLMNRQVGFTRKILTVLEDNDISFDHMPSGIDGISIIMRTHQIEGKENKVLNEIRKQCDVDELSIESDLAILMVVGLGMSQMIGTANKITEALAKANINLKMINQGASEISMMFGISVKDADNAVRATYEGCCCSANKIKSSVE
- a CDS encoding homoserine dehydrogenase, which produces MKKLNIALLGLGTVGSGVVKIIEENHQQIKDTIQKDIQIKHILVRDKKKKRPLNISQYHLTEDVDEILNDDEVDIVVEVMGGIEPTVEWLKKSLEQGKHVITANKDLLAVHLRTMEDLAQENGVALKFEASVAGGIPIVNAINNGLNANNISKFMGILNGTSNFILTKMTQEGASFEEALAEAQRLGFAEADPTDDVEGVDAARKVVIVTYLSFNRVINLDDVKRTGISEVTVDDINAAKELGYKIKLIGKGTYENGNIEASVSPTLIDENHQLASVENEFNAIYVIGDSVGETMFYGKGAGSLATGSAVVSDLLNVALQFESDLHTLPPHFELKTEDAKEMIDADEPTKLKQKNSYYVVLKTNGAPLKRVEEEIKSQLPLHKSLKVSEHSADTAAVVVEGTDVPVSDILSQGKYPVEKVYPVEGV